From the Manis pentadactyla isolate mManPen7 chromosome 7, mManPen7.hap1, whole genome shotgun sequence genome, one window contains:
- the INMT gene encoding indolethylamine N-methyltransferase, protein MEKKLYAGKDYEKEFNPRDYLKTYYSFDSNTVDENEVLKFNLQNLFQTFSSGGVGGDILIDIGTGPTIYQLLSACEAFREIIATDYTEQNLRELERWLKKEPGAYDWSPVVQYVCELEGDRSRWQEKEARLRSTVTRLLRCDVTKPHPLGTAQVPPADCVLSLLALESACPDVDTYRAAVQGLVSLLKPGGHLVTVVVLHAESYMVGSKNFFGLYLEKETVEKAVEEAGCQVLKCDYCPNSYSKALCTSDGICFVVARKGRSA, encoded by the exons ATGGAGAAAAAGCTGTACGCAGGAAAGGACTATGAGAAAGAATTCAACCCTCGGGACTACTTAAAGACCTACTATTCCTTTGACTCAAACACCGTGGATGAAAATGAAGTCCTCAAATTTAACCTGCAAAACCTCTTCCAAACCTTCTCTTCAG GAGGAGTGGGGGGCGACATCCTGATCGACATTGGCACAGGCCCCACCATCTACCAGCTGCTCTCTGCCTGTGAGGCCTTCCGAGAAATCATCGCCACAGACTACACTGAGCAGAACCTCCGGGAGCTGGAGAGGTGGCTGAAGAAGGAGCCAGGAGCCTACGACTGGTCCCCAGTGGTGCAATACGTGTGTGAGCTGGAAGGAGACAG GAGCAGGTGGCAGGAGAAGGAGGCCCGGCTCCGAAGTACAGTCACGCGGCTGCTGAGGTGCGATGTGACCAAGCCACATCCCCTGGGGACAGCCCAGGTGCCACCAGCTGACTGCGTGCTGTCCCTGTTGGCCTTGGAGAGCGCATGTCCTGATGTGGACACTTACCGGGCAGCTGTGCAGGGCCTGGTCAGCCTGCTGAAGCCAGGCGGGCACCTGGTCACCGTGGTGGTCCTGCATGCCGAGAGCTACATGGTGGGCTCCAAGAATTTCTTTGGGCTCTACCTGGAGAAGGAGACAGTAGAGAAGGCCGTGGAAGAGGCCGGTTGCCAGGTACTGAAGTGCGACTACTGCCCCAACAGCTACTCGAAGGCCTTGTGTACCAGTGATGGTATCTGCTTTGTGGTAGCCCGCAAAGGCCGCAGTGCCTGA